The following proteins come from a genomic window of Nitrospira sp.:
- a CDS encoding DNA polymerase III subunit alpha produces the protein MTAVQFVHLHVHSDYSPMRGVSSLEELCALARGQGSPAMALTDTNGLYGAIRFVEHAKQLGLRPILGAELTGADHRAVLLAKTPDGYANLCRVLSERHCNPSFDVLASVSRYRDGLIVLTDDEAALMAWAKDARQDLYVELTPGPALHDALLLSRRINLPPVATNRVYFSQANDFATHRLLRTIALNTTLSRLPKEACCSPSQWLVPPARMASQFPHVPEALENTIRIAEACHSDWRFGEAIFPAFRRLTDEEAFLTLKDKTYAGALNRYGAISQEVRDRIEKELAIIREKRFAHYFLVVEEIVTALKRTTCGRGSVAASIVSYCLNITHVDPIKHHLFFERFLNPGRKDPPDIDIDFAWDERDDILRWVFEQYGERQAAMVANHNSLDFRAAIREVAKVYGMPAEEISRMSSLVVRQKDLLGFSTPPTNEQWLSRLSHILRLKAPWPEILAQALKAQNHFRHLSMHCGGVVIVPDEIRRYVPVQYTAKGLPVIQWEKDQTEDAGLVKIDILGNRSLAVIRNALAAIAKHTGWTIDYETWDPLNDTATQNTIRCGDTIGCFYIESPATRLLLRKLWIGMPPHRRAEANVFDYLVMVSSLVRPATNPFVEDFIRMAQKDSCVHWHDKLEDILKETHGIMTYQEDVSKVAMELADFSIDDADQLRKVLSKKHKAKQLQDYRIQFFNGAKKNGASREIIDQLWQMIMSFAGYSFCKPHSASYAQVSFKSAYLRTHYPAEFIAAVISNEGGFYSTFAYISEARRMGLAILLPDINESDWAYRGEGERLRMGLMQVKTIPEALGVRIVEERTQHGPYRSFQDFLRRVKPESSHARALVRAGCCDSIAGELTRPALMWRLYVGSDVASSPLPIPNDYSAAQKRAHEIESFGFLASRHPLTLYRKQIERLRPVPASQMHCYVGRRIIMVGVLITEKTAETKHGQAMEFITLEDMTALYDATLFPEVYRRCCHLLSPNRPYVVRGSVEETFGVVTLTALDLQVLEPTMDEGNHSLPNWQESRYGKLCVAPSDPPLNSFPPA, from the coding sequence ATGACGGCTGTCCAATTCGTCCATCTCCATGTCCATTCGGATTATTCGCCGATGCGCGGCGTGTCGTCGCTGGAAGAGCTCTGCGCCTTGGCGCGGGGGCAAGGATCGCCGGCCATGGCCTTGACCGATACGAACGGATTGTATGGAGCGATCCGATTTGTCGAACATGCGAAGCAACTGGGGCTCCGGCCGATTCTCGGCGCTGAGCTGACCGGTGCCGATCATCGGGCGGTTTTACTGGCCAAAACACCGGACGGGTATGCCAACCTCTGCCGTGTGCTGTCGGAAAGGCATTGCAATCCCTCGTTCGATGTCCTCGCGTCAGTCTCACGCTATCGTGACGGTCTCATCGTCCTCACGGACGACGAAGCGGCGCTCATGGCCTGGGCCAAAGACGCGCGGCAAGACCTCTACGTCGAATTGACACCGGGGCCGGCTCTGCATGATGCGCTCCTCTTGAGCCGCCGAATCAATCTCCCACCTGTCGCTACCAATCGTGTGTACTTTTCTCAGGCGAATGACTTTGCGACGCATCGTCTGCTGCGTACCATCGCCCTCAACACGACGCTCTCGCGCCTGCCGAAAGAAGCTTGTTGCTCGCCTAGCCAATGGCTGGTGCCGCCGGCGCGTATGGCATCTCAGTTTCCTCACGTTCCGGAGGCACTCGAAAATACCATCCGCATTGCCGAAGCTTGTCACAGCGACTGGCGTTTCGGCGAGGCAATCTTTCCGGCCTTTCGCCGGCTGACCGATGAAGAAGCGTTTTTGACACTAAAAGACAAAACCTATGCCGGCGCACTGAATCGGTATGGGGCCATCTCACAAGAAGTCCGTGACCGGATTGAAAAAGAGCTGGCGATCATCCGAGAAAAACGCTTCGCTCACTATTTCCTTGTCGTGGAGGAGATTGTTACGGCATTAAAACGAACCACCTGTGGACGCGGTTCAGTCGCAGCTTCAATCGTTTCGTACTGTCTCAACATCACCCATGTCGATCCGATCAAGCATCACCTCTTCTTCGAACGATTTCTCAATCCCGGTCGGAAAGACCCACCGGACATCGATATCGATTTTGCATGGGACGAGCGCGACGACATTTTGCGATGGGTATTCGAACAATACGGCGAGCGCCAGGCCGCCATGGTGGCGAATCACAACAGCCTCGACTTCCGGGCGGCCATTCGTGAAGTCGCCAAGGTATACGGCATGCCGGCTGAAGAAATCAGCAGGATGTCTTCGCTCGTTGTGCGTCAAAAAGATCTTCTTGGATTTTCAACTCCACCAACCAACGAGCAATGGCTCTCTCGGCTGTCACACATCCTACGATTGAAAGCTCCCTGGCCTGAGATTCTTGCCCAGGCGCTGAAAGCACAAAACCATTTCCGCCATCTCTCCATGCACTGCGGTGGAGTCGTCATCGTACCGGATGAAATCCGGCGCTACGTGCCGGTGCAATATACGGCTAAGGGCTTACCGGTCATCCAGTGGGAAAAGGACCAGACAGAGGACGCGGGGCTCGTGAAGATCGATATCTTGGGCAACCGGTCGCTCGCCGTGATTCGAAATGCTTTGGCGGCCATCGCCAAACATACGGGCTGGACGATCGACTACGAGACCTGGGATCCGCTCAACGACACCGCCACACAAAACACGATCCGATGCGGCGACACGATCGGCTGCTTCTACATCGAATCGCCCGCCACGCGCCTCTTGCTGAGAAAACTGTGGATCGGCATGCCGCCGCACCGCCGCGCGGAGGCCAATGTCTTCGACTATCTCGTCATGGTTTCGTCCCTGGTCAGACCTGCGACCAATCCCTTCGTCGAAGACTTCATCCGAATGGCCCAAAAAGACTCATGCGTACACTGGCATGACAAGTTAGAGGACATTTTGAAGGAAACACACGGCATCATGACCTACCAGGAAGACGTCTCGAAGGTTGCGATGGAACTGGCGGACTTTTCCATCGATGATGCCGACCAGCTCCGAAAAGTGCTGAGCAAGAAGCACAAGGCCAAGCAGCTGCAGGATTACCGTATCCAATTTTTTAACGGCGCCAAAAAGAACGGTGCGTCACGGGAAATAATCGACCAACTCTGGCAGATGATTATGAGTTTCGCTGGCTACAGTTTTTGCAAGCCTCATTCGGCCAGCTATGCGCAGGTGTCGTTCAAGTCCGCCTATCTCCGCACTCACTATCCGGCGGAATTCATCGCCGCGGTCATCAGCAACGAAGGGGGATTTTACTCGACGTTCGCGTACATCTCCGAAGCGCGGCGCATGGGACTGGCCATCCTTCTGCCGGATATCAACGAGAGCGATTGGGCCTACCGCGGCGAAGGGGAGCGGCTTCGGATGGGTTTGATGCAGGTGAAGACAATCCCGGAAGCACTCGGCGTGAGGATCGTCGAAGAACGCACGCAGCATGGTCCGTATCGGTCATTTCAGGACTTTCTTCGGCGTGTAAAACCGGAGTCGTCCCATGCCAGGGCATTGGTCCGTGCCGGCTGCTGCGACTCCATCGCCGGCGAGCTGACAAGGCCGGCCTTGATGTGGCGGCTATATGTGGGGAGCGATGTCGCCTCAAGTCCCTTACCGATTCCGAACGACTATTCAGCCGCTCAGAAGCGAGCCCATGAGATCGAGTCGTTTGGCTTTCTGGCCAGCCGTCATCCTCTGACTCTCTACCGCAAGCAGATCGAACGGCTCCGACCGGTGCCGGCCTCCCAGATGCATTGCTACGTCGGTCGGCGCATCATCATGGTCGGTGTGCTGATCACGGAAAAGACAGCTGAGACCAAACATGGCCAAGCCATGGAATTCATCACTCTGGAAGACATGACAGCCCTTTACGACGCCACGCTGTTTCCCGAGGTCTATCGTCGCTGCTGCCATCTGCTCTCACCCAATCGCCCGTACGTGGTCCGGGGGTCGGTAGAAGAAACATTCGGTGTCGTTACCCTGACTGCGTTAGATCTGCAAGTGCTGGAACCAACGATGGACGAGGGAAATCACTCGCTGCCCAACTGGCAAGAATCGCGGTATGGTAAACTATGCGTCGCCCCGTCCGATCCGCCGCTCAATTCCTTCCCCCCCGCTTGA
- a CDS encoding Nicotinamidase, with amino-acid sequence MTSRQPDRTQTCLLIIDMINEFTFDGAEKLFPAIEQTAATIATLKQRAKSVGLPVLYVNDNFGKWRSDFKTLVDRCLESDCRGKRIAEILRPEENDYFVLKPKHSGFYATPLELLLRHLNIQRVVLTGVAGDNCVLFTAADAYMRNFDVVVPADCTVSINPDANRSALEHMRHTLKADTAPSKMIMDKLTA; translated from the coding sequence ATGACGTCGCGCCAACCGGATCGCACTCAGACCTGCCTGCTCATCATCGACATGATCAACGAGTTCACGTTCGACGGCGCCGAGAAACTCTTCCCAGCCATCGAACAGACGGCAGCAACCATCGCGACACTCAAGCAACGCGCCAAATCAGTTGGGTTGCCAGTCTTGTATGTGAACGACAACTTCGGCAAGTGGCGTTCGGATTTCAAAACGCTCGTGGACCGGTGTTTGGAGAGCGATTGTCGAGGGAAGCGGATTGCGGAAATCTTAAGGCCGGAGGAAAACGACTACTTCGTCCTGAAGCCCAAGCACTCAGGATTTTATGCGACGCCGTTGGAGCTGTTACTCCGCCATCTCAACATCCAAAGAGTCGTCCTGACCGGTGTCGCAGGTGACAACTGTGTGCTTTTCACTGCCGCCGATGCCTATATGCGCAACTTCGATGTGGTCGTGCCGGCAGACTGCACCGTATCCATCAATCCCGATGCCAACCGTTCCGCGCTGGAGCACATGCGTCACACCTTGAAGGCCGATACGGCTCCATCCAAAATGATCATGGATAAATTGACCGCATAA
- a CDS encoding Uracil-DNA glycosylase, putative family 6, protein MFGEGSTHATIMFVGEQPGDQEDRAGHPFVGPAGKILDKALAEAGIERQSVYVTNAVKHFKWEPQGKRRKHKKPSASEIAACRPWLEAEVQAVKPQVIACLGVTAAQSAFKKTIRLNDLRGRPWSTPIAPNVFVTVHPSAILRHPEAAQREEEYHRFVEDLKRIKQFLQAQAA, encoded by the coding sequence GTGTTTGGAGAAGGCTCAACCCATGCGACGATCATGTTCGTCGGCGAGCAGCCTGGCGACCAGGAGGACCGGGCCGGACATCCTTTTGTCGGACCAGCCGGTAAAATCTTGGACAAGGCGTTGGCTGAAGCGGGAATTGAGCGGCAGAGCGTGTATGTCACGAATGCCGTGAAGCATTTCAAATGGGAACCACAAGGCAAGCGCCGTAAGCACAAGAAACCGTCGGCCTCCGAAATCGCCGCCTGTCGTCCATGGCTTGAAGCGGAAGTGCAAGCGGTCAAGCCACAAGTGATCGCATGTCTCGGCGTGACGGCAGCCCAGTCGGCTTTTAAAAAGACTATCCGTCTGAATGACCTGCGAGGGCGGCCTTGGAGCACACCTATCGCTCCGAACGTCTTTGTGACTGTTCACCCATCGGCAATTCTTCGACATCCGGAAGCAGCACAGCGCGAAGAGGAATATCATCGCTTCGTCGAGGATCTGAAACGAATCAAGCAATTTCTCCAGGCACAGGCGGCTTAA